The genomic DNA GGACGGCTTCGAGTTCATCGTGGTCGAGCAACTGGATGAGTTGCTCGGAGACGACGACGACGCCGGCTCCACGGCGGCCGACGGCGAAAGCGTTCGGGACACCCATGTCGGCGACCATCAGCCGCGGCTTTTCGAGGTCCATCTCGTCGGAGATACGCTCGACCGACCGGTGTATCTCCGGATATTTGTCCTCGGGCATGTCCTCTGCCCCGGAGCTCCACAGCGCGGCCTTCTTGCCGACGATGTACTGGAAGCCCGCGAAGGCGATTGCCCCGAGGAAGATGAGTTCGAGTCCGATGCCGAACCCGTAGTAGGCGATGAGCGCGAGGAGGGCATAGAAGCCGAAGAGAATGCTCCCCACGACGGCCATTCTGGCCTTGAGTCCTGCGTGTCGCATGTGTACCCGCAGTACGTCGCTCAAACTCAAATGGCTTCTGGCTTCGGCCACTGACGGGCCGGCGGGCGGTTCGACGTACTCGGATTCAGCTATCGAAACACTCTGCGGTGTTTTTCAGGTGCAGGCTGTATGACTGATAATGGATTCGCAGGGCGAAATTGACCGGCTGACTGAACAGGCCGAGGCGGTGCAGACACACATCGAGGAGACGGTCACGGCGAGCGAAACGCAGGCTGACGCGATTGCGGAGCTTTCGGACGACGTTTCGGACCTCAGCGCGACGATGGAAGAGATTGCGGCGTCGGCCGACCAGGTCGCCGAAGCGGTCGCTGACGCACGCGAGTTGGCTGAATCCGGCGTCGAGGACAGCAGACGGGCCCAATCGACCGCCGAAGAAACGCTGGCGGAAGCCGACGACCTCGTCGAGGCGATTCGCTCTGTCAGCGACCGGATGGACGACATCGCCGACATCGTCGACATCATCGCCGACATCGCAGACCAGACGAATATTCTGGCGCTGAACGCCAACATCGAGGCTGCCCGGACCGATGAAGGCGGCGAGGGCTTTGCCGTCGTTGCCGATGAGGTAAAGAGCCTCGCTGACCAGACAGCGACGAACGCAGACGAGATTCAATCGATGATTGACTCGCTGCGGTCCCGTACCGACGATGGGCTCTCGGCTGCCGAGCAAACACACGACGCGGTCGCCGAAACCGTCGATGTCGTCGAGGAGATTCTGTCCGCATTGGAGGACATCGACGACAAAATAGAGGCTGGCGCCGACGGCACGGAGGAAATCG from Natronomonas pharaonis DSM 2160 includes the following:
- a CDS encoding methyl-accepting chemotaxis protein is translated as MDSQGEIDRLTEQAEAVQTHIEETVTASETQADAIAELSDDVSDLSATMEEIAASADQVAEAVADARELAESGVEDSRRAQSTAEETLAEADDLVEAIRSVSDRMDDIADIVDIIADIADQTNILALNANIEAARTDEGGEGFAVVADEVKSLADQTATNADEIQSMIDSLRSRTDDGLSAAEQTHDAVAETVDVVEEILSALEDIDDKIEAGADGTEEIAAANDSQAKTVDEIADRIDRIDERATEMQSQMSEAAALATDQREISGHMKGFINNLPGFAYRVENDEGWPMLFASDGIEELTGHDPAALLEGSISLGSDVIHPEDSDAVWQAVQESLDAGEPFDITYRVQTVEGDVRVVREQGRGVYGDDGDVVALEGYLSAVDAQTQRLFEDDAEGTQNA